TGAGATCCGAGAAGTCAACATTAGGGGTGACTCCTTGGGTGTACAGGTTCAGCGCAAGAGTAACCAGGTCAACATTACCGGTTCTCTCGCCATTTCCGAACAAAGTACCCTCAACACGCTGAGCACCAGCCATCTGAGCCAATTCTGCTGCTGCGACGGCACAGCCACGGTCGTTGTGCGGATGTACAGAAACAACatatttttctctttcggTCATATGCGAGCAGAAGTATTCGATTTGGTCGGCGAAAACGTTCGGGGTCGTCATCTCTACTGTCGCGGGAAGGTTGAAGATGATGGGGGCGTCCTCTGTGGGTTCCCAAGCAGCCTTGACTGCCTCGCAGACTTGCGCCGCATATTCAGGCTCGGTGTCGGAGAAGGTTTCGGGGGAGAATTCAAAGTGCCATTCGGTGCCGGCCATGGATGGGTCGTCCTTGGTGATGGAGCGAGCGAACTTGGTGCAGCGGACAGCAATCTCCAAGCTCTGTTCCTTGCTGGTATTGAACACAATGCGGCGGAAGCATTCGCTGGTGGCCAAGTAAATGTGCAAAATTGCCTTCTTTGCGCCCCTGAGGGACTCGACTGTGCGCCGGATGATATCCTCACGGCAGGGGGCCAGGACCTGAAGCCAAACATCGTCGGGAACAACACCGGGGGTCTCGACCAATCGACGGGTGAAGTCGAAATCTGTTTGCGAGGCGGCGGGGAACGAAACCTCGATTTCCTTGTAACCAATCTCGACGAGCTTCTGGAAGAAACGGAACTTTTGCTCTCCATCCTACACCAGCTTGTTAGCGTACCAAAAGAGATTCCAGAGCAACAACGCAATATACCATTGGATCCGGCAAACTCTGGTTGCCATCTCTCAGGTCGGTGGCCAGCCACCGGGGAGCCTTTTCGATAACCTTATCGGGCCATTGACGGTTAGGGAGGTGGACAGGCTTGAAGCGCCTGTATTTCTTCGAGGGATCTTTGAGCCTATAGACATCGGATAGTTAGAGATTGAAAAATACAAGTTAACACGGCAATGCCATAGGCATTGAGGCAGTTAAGAGTATAGAAACCGGAAATCTCAAAGCCTGCCGGGATGCAAAAGCGGAGGAGGGGGTTCAAGGATATACATACATTGGCATGATGGCGGTGAAGTGAGGATAGAGGAGGCAACGAGAAGGAGTTGTCAGGGATGATTGGAAGAAAAGTATCAACAATTCAGAATTGTAGGTTGACGACCAACAGCCTttaagagaaaaagaatcaAGAGTAGGGCGTAGGACTTGCAGTAGTGAGTCAAGTCACATGCCCACCGATGACgctctttttttcctttttttttctacgGGCGCCGATGGCGGGGAGCGTCTACAAAGTATGGAGCACTCATAGAAAGAGACAACCAGTGACATTCCAACTATTAGACGTCCATTGAGATGCTCTGTTATTTACAGTATCAATCAATGCTGTTTCCATTTTTCATTCGTACTTTTACTCGCTTTGTTACGGCCTTTTCAACATCTTTTTGCCCTCTTTTTGCTCTGTCGAGGGGCCCGATGACCGGAGCACATTGTCGCCTGAGGCATTGATATAGCAGATTTTGCCGCGGATAGCCGGTGTCTGCGGCTGGTGTCGGGTATTTTCGTACCTGTGAGCATCGCGACTCAGATGCGCTAAGTCACTGTGCTGATACGCGAGTATTCAACTATGGGACCCATGCGACAGACGAGATGTTCCAGAATATGTACTTCTATGGCGTTAAATAAATCACAATGCATAAAACAACGCTTTTTAACAACAATCAAGAACCCCAGTGAAGCAAGATCATTTCTTCCCCTTacccttctggccctgctTCTTACCATTCTTCGAATCCGGGGGCGCCTCCCGCACAGCCTTGCCCTTCTTCCATCCCGGGTTACCCTCCAGTCTCGCTCGGGTATCATCCATCCGTTTCTTATCCTTGTTCGACAGCTTCACCTTGTCCTTCTTACTCAAGCTAGCTTCAGGGCCATTCAGCTCTGTTGCACCCTTCTTCTTTGcctccttcttctgcttctccgtCTCAAACCATGTCCGCTTTGGCCGGGCCATGATCTCCGCCTGGTGCTTCATCAGGTTCTCACCCTTGGTGACCTGCATCTCAGCCTGCGCGAATTGTTTCTctgtcttctcttcttcgagAATCTCGTCGACTTCCTCCTTCATGTTCTCAGCTCTGGTGGCCCAGGAGTCAGCGACAGCAGGGTCGACGACGCGGGAGGCAATCTTGGCGCCTTGCGCTTTGCCGGCCTTCACGGCGGTTTTGACGACCTTGCGGTCTGGCTCAGCGGCGATGGTGCAGGCACGACCGGAGCGGCCCGCACGGGCGGTACGACCGACTCTGTGGAGATAGATCTCGTGGTTTTGGGGAGCTTCGTAGTTAATGACGGTTTCGACGCCTTTGATATCAAGACCACGGGAGGCCAGATCTGTGGCTAGGAGGAAGGCGACGTTTCCTTCACGGAAGTTTTCGACACTTTTGATACGCTGTAGACCGTTAGCATTATGATATTGTGCAGGataaagaaagagaaggagggaAACGTACTTGTTCCTGGCTCATGCTACCGTGCAACTCTGCAGCCTTGAGTCCCAGAAGTCCGAAGACAATACGAACCCGGTGTGCCTCGCGCTTCTGTCGGAAGAAGATAATGACACGACCAGTGTAAATCTCCTTGCAGAGATGCAAAAGGTACCCAAGTCGCTTGTCTTCCCGCCCAGGACGTAACCGCACGAATTCCTGCACCAGCGAAGAAGCAGTATTCTTCTTTGCGTCGACCATCAAACGAACAGGACGGTTGAGACCGACACGAATAAGCTTGTCGACGGTGTCTGTCATGGTAGCGGAGAAGAGCATCGTCTGTCTTGACTTGGGGATAGTGGTGAGAATCTCGTTCAACTCATCGGCGAAACCGTCTTCGAGCATCCGGTCTGCTTCATCAAGAACCAAGATTTCCAGCGTATCGACTGTGAAGCTGGCCGAGTTGCGCATATGGTCAATGAAACGACCGGGTGTAGCGATGATCACATCGGGGCGCTTCTTCAGCACGTTTTCTTGCTCGCGCAGACTGAAACCACCAACAAGTTGACAGAAGGTGATATCGGTGTAAGTAGCAAGCTTCGTAGCCACATTGTAACACTGCACTGCCAATTCACGGGTGGGCATTAGGATCACGACACGGCTGGTAGGCACCTTTCGGGGACGGAAGAGCAGACGTTCGAGGATGGGAACGACGAAAGCTGCGGTTTTACCAGAGCCGGTAACTGCACTACCGACAATGTCCTTGCCCAGCAAGGCCACGGGGACTGTCTTGCGCTGGATAGGGGTGGGGTTCGAGAACCCAACGGCGGCCAGGCCGCGGAGAATAGGGCGGGATAGGTTGAATTCCTGGAACGACCGCTTCGCATCGGCATTTGACTGTTCTAGGGTCTTCTCTTCGGGTGCGAAGAATGCCTTGCGCTTTTCTTGTTCCTCAACGTCGACGTCGCTTTCGGGCTCCGAGTCGTTGTCGGAGCCTTCATCGTCAGGATGGTTGACAGGAGTTGCTACCGAGTCATTATCGGATGCCGCATCGTCGTCGTTTTCTTCAGAGTCGCTGCCTGTTTCTGAATCGTCGTCTTTCTGAGACCCAGCCTTGTCCTCTTGTTCACTCTCGTCTTCTCCGTCAGCGCCCATACCGAACCCGTCAGCGGCAAGCAGTTCATCATCTTCGAAATCGACCTCCATtccatcctcgtcgtcaccATCCTCAGCTTCGTCTTCGCAatcttgctttttcttctgcttcttcttcgactCAGCTTCCTTCTTCGCCTGTCGTCTCGAAATGATCTCGTCAATATCAACACCCTTCTTATCTCCGTTTTTAGCCTCGCCTTCTCCAGTACCCCATCCATCAAATCCCTCAACAACACCCTGATTCGCAGCACCAGCAACATCAAACTCAAAATCCGGGTTCAAAGCTCCATCATCCTCGCCAACgtccgcttcttcttcgtcgtcctcCTCATCGGTTTCAGGTTCAGGCTCACGCTCGGcgtccttcttccccttcttattcttcttcttgtcgcCCTTTCCGTTCATCAATTGCTGCTCtcgctgcttctgcttcttatTCTTTCCCTTCGTCGAGGTCTCGGCAGCTTCCCGCTTGCGCTTTTTCGATGTCGCGAGCCCGTTGGTGTCTTCGCCGTCATTTTCTTCTTCACCGTCAACAGGAGGGTTCTCATCGTCGGATAGGGTGAGAACGAAGTCGTCGTCGGCGTTGCGCTTAGGTGCCATTTTGTTCGAGTGCGCGCAGGTCGCGCGAGATGGAGTtaaatagaaaaagaaagatcaATCAAAAGAGGTTTTATCGAACGTCCaaatcaaaaagaaagactTTCTTTCCACCTCCAATGGCGCCGTGTAATAATGGGTTATTATCaggccttttttttttttttttttgccggGAAAAATGTTTCGATTTACGGAGGCGGTGAGAATGGTGTGTATGGCAGAAAAGGATATGGGGTTTCCGCTTTCTGATTGGCCTAGTTTGGATAGTTTGAGAGAGCAGTAGTTCACATATCCTCCTTCTGTCATTATTATGATCATGATTTTTCCTGGTTTCAGAGATAATCATCACTAACACAAAATGAATGAAGAAATCCATCGCGATTtcaaaaacaaacaaaaccaTTGAGATGGGAGAAGACCGAATCGAAGATGTCATAAGATCTCAGCTCataccttctcctcctcaagACAAATACAAGAAAGTAACTGTCGAACTTGATATGAAGAAGACAGTTTTCATGATATGCAGAAATAAAATCGAAAAGAAGCAATCAAGTACAGAAGAATTGAAACCAGGGAGCCCCGGTCGACGACAGTATTCAAAAGCTGTAGATCTCGTGTGATCTGGTCTCTATATTAGCTTTGGATGCTTCATAACTTGATCAAGAGATGCTGGGGTGACTGTTGCTAACCGGAGACAGAATTTGTTGCCATCAGTTCCTGATAATATCGTCATCGATGGGTCCAACTCTGCGGACAAGGTAGTTGACACAGAGACTATGACAGATACATGAGTAA
This Aspergillus chevalieri M1 DNA, chromosome 3, nearly complete sequence DNA region includes the following protein-coding sequences:
- the drs1 gene encoding putative ATP-dependent RNA helicase DRS1 (COG:A;~EggNog:ENOG410PH8K;~InterPro:IPR027417,IPR001650,IPR014014,IPR014001, IPR011545,IPR000629;~PFAM:PF00270,PF00271;~go_function: GO:0003676 - nucleic acid binding [Evidence IEA];~go_function: GO:0004386 - helicase activity [Evidence IEA];~go_function: GO:0005524 - ATP binding [Evidence IEA]) — protein: MAPKRNADDDFVLTLSDDENPPVDGEEENDGEDTNGLATSKKRKREAAETSTKGKNKKQKQREQQLMNGKGDKKKNKKGKKDAEREPEPETDEEDDEEEADVGEDDGALNPDFEFDVAGAANQGVVEGFDGWGTGEGEAKNGDKKGVDIDEIISRRQAKKEAESKKKQKKKQDCEDEAEDGDDEDGMEVDFEDDELLAADGFGMGADGEDESEQEDKAGSQKDDDSETGSDSEENDDDAASDNDSVATPVNHPDDEGSDNDSEPESDVDVEEQEKRKAFFAPEEKTLEQSNADAKRSFQEFNLSRPILRGLAAVGFSNPTPIQRKTVPVALLGKDIVGSAVTGSGKTAAFVVPILERLLFRPRKVPTSRVVILMPTRELAVQCYNVATKLATYTDITFCQLVGGFSLREQENVLKKRPDVIIATPGRFIDHMRNSASFTVDTLEILVLDEADRMLEDGFADELNEILTTIPKSRQTMLFSATMTDTVDKLIRVGLNRPVRLMVDAKKNTASSLVQEFVRLRPGREDKRLGYLLHLCKEIYTGRVIIFFRQKREAHRVRIVFGLLGLKAAELHGSMSQEQRIKSVENFREGNVAFLLATDLASRGLDIKGVETVINYEAPQNHEIYLHRVGRTARAGRSGRACTIAAEPDRKVVKTAVKAGKAQGAKIASRVVDPAVADSWATRAENMKEEVDEILEEEKTEKQFAQAEMQVTKGENLMKHQAEIMARPKRTWFETEKQKKEAKKKGATELNGPEASLSKKDKVKLSNKDKKRMDDTRARLEGNPGWKKGKAVREAPPDSKNGKKQGQKGKGKK